The following are encoded together in the Diabrotica undecimpunctata isolate CICGRU chromosome 7, icDiaUnde3, whole genome shotgun sequence genome:
- the LOC140445753 gene encoding uncharacterized protein isoform X2, translating into MHIFPKDRALYDIWINIIGREDLQVKPMDRVRKSYRICTIHFGPEARYVGSRYKSTLKCDAIPSLFPNTACRREASAKVYKSPAENSRTEQRESRETEQVSIVMPSTSQSICAEILPLRSTSTPERKIESEYGMCTPTKVSSLNKSTSILSYISVKRTAELTPKAKKMYRIASSLRRTAKKLNFLCKLIYIINCE; encoded by the exons ctttatgaTATTTGGATTAATATAATTGGTAGAGAAGACTTGCAGGTGAAACCTATGGACAGGGTCCGAAAGTCATACCGCATTTGCACAATTCATTTTGGACCAGAAGCCCGCTATGTTGGATCGAGATATAAGTCCACCTTGAAATGTGATGCTATTCCTTCTCTGTTTCCCAATACTGCTTGCAGGAGGGAAG CTTCTGCTAAAGTGTATAAGTCCCCTGCAGAGAATTCTAGAACGGAGCAAAGAGAATCAAGAGAAACTGAACAGGTTAGCATTGTTATGCCATCAACTTCTCAATCAATCTGTGCAGAAATTTTACCACTTCGTTCTACATCTACACCAGAACGAAAAATTGAAAGTGAATACGGAATGTGTACCCCAACAAAAGTGTCAA gTCTGAACAAATCCACAAGCATACTGTCCTACATCAGTGTAAAACGAACTGCAGAGCTTACACCAAAAGCGAAGAAAATGTACAGAATAGCTTCCAGTCTTCGCAGAACTGCCAAGAAATTAAACTTCCTTTGTAAACTCATTTACATCATTAATTGTGAATAA
- the LOC140445753 gene encoding uncharacterized protein isoform X1, which yields MSSRNSNKIVRLRALRNVDICKIKQMEKLAEEVLVDGSLIPGFLFAAKDYEAINTSFNNQHTELINLIAVEEDANLDTEEIIRFEFANSINKIASLYFKHNSLLNNTTSGTQNVSADPQIKSKRNVNLPKLNLSIFAGEITDFPTFIDLYNALVHNNSDLSNIEKFSYLLQSLKGVPYNLIKSIKLQDSNYIIAYNTLIDRYEGKRDLSRALWKNIQNASVVKTDDPVSLRKLLDIFNENLASLEKLLFSPAQWDFILMNLLMDKLDVETVRAFELHFASKNVPSYEEVYKFALQRCTSLESYKRQVSKNVKSTSSDTSNNVRYSSRQTSTFLTSSVKNKCLFCGSDHALFKCNQFLAESPQKRFDFAKQNKCCINCLSKTHVTIKCLSSKRCTHCNKKHHTALHFDNLNANDHSSSSSHNEVASSSNDPMPSVSALSNTLTNNVLLATATIYVLDRFGKALEVRALLDSASQANFISKECADKLSLPKLNAALSIQGLDRMCTPAKSGVKLNISSSYDINFHCEIDAIILPQICQNMPTVPISLDNLPYLQHLRLADKMANIPGKVDVLLGANIFPYILTGGIIKTRNDQLSALETSFGYVLMGNIPPTNITNIHSFFTSFSANDSEQLDATLKRFWAIEEVPEVKSYSPEDSFCEKLYTQTTCRNSEGRFVVKLPFKNEIPSFGDTKRLALQRFSSLERRFAKNESLKIQYSSFIKSFIDNHYLNPIQPSTAINNAYYLPHHCIYKESSTTPLRVVFDASAHAPNFPSLNDTLYSGPKLQNDLVNLLLKFRFHKYVFTADIKSMFTQILIAPGQ from the coding sequence ATGTCTTCcagaaattcaaataaaattgttcgtttgcgtgcattgagaaacgttgacatttgtaagattaaacaaatggaaaagctggcaGAGGAAGTGTTGGTTGATGGTTCATTAATtccagggtttctctttgctgcaaaagattatgaAGCTATCAATACTAGCTTCAATAATCAGcatactgaattaattaatttaattgctgtcgaggaagacgcaaatttggatacggaagaaataattaggtttgaatttgccaatagtattaataaaatagcttctctttattttaaacataattctttattaaataatacaactAGTGGAACTCAAAATGTGTCTGCTGATCCACAAATCAAATCAAAACGTAACGTAAATCTTCctaaactaaatttaagtatatttgcggGCGAGATTACAGATTTCCCCACTTTTATAGACTTATATAATGCTCTTGTACATAATAATTCTGATCTTTCTAATATAGAAAAGTTTAGTTATCTTCTGCAATCACTTAAGGGAGTaccttacaatttaattaaaagcattaagctgcaagattctaattatataattgcttacaacaccttaattgatcgctatgaaggtaaacgagacttatctagagcattatggaaaaatattcaaaatgccagtgtggttaaaactgatgatcctgtttcacttagaaaattattagatattttcaatgaaaacttagcctctttagaaaaattacttttttctcccgctcaatgggactttattctaatgaatttactgatggacaaattggatgtagaaacagttagagctttcgaattacactttgcttcaaaaaatgtaccttcctatgaggaagtttataagttcgcattgcagcgttgcacttcattggagtcatataaaagacaagtcagcaaaaatgttaaatctactagttccgatacttctaataacgtaaggtattcatctcgtcaaacttctacatttttgaccagttctgtcaaaaataagtgtctattttgtggttcagatcatgctttatttaaatgcaatcaatttcttgctgaatcacctcaaaaacgttttgactttgctaaacagaataaatgttgtataaactgcttgtctaaaactcatgttacgatcaaatgcctttcatccaaaagatgtacacattgtaataaaaaacatcatactgctcttcattttgataatctcaatgcgaatgatcattcttcttcttcttctcacaacGAGGTTGCTAGTTCATCTAACGATCCTATGCCCTCTGTTTCCGCCTtatcaaatactttgacaaataatgtcttgctagctacagctacaatctatgttctcgatcgttttggtaaagccttggaagttagagccttattagacagtgcgtctcaagctaacttcattagtaaagaatgtgcagacaaattaagtctccctaaattaaatgcggctttatcgatacaaggtcttgatagaatgtgcaccccagccaaatcaggcgtaaaattgaacatttcttcgtcttatgacataaactttcattgcgagatagatgcaataattcttcctcaaatctgtcaaaacatgccaactgttccaatttctttagacaacttgccgtatcttcaacatttaaggttggctgataaaatggcaaatattccaggtaaagttgatgttctattaggagcaaatatctttccttacatcttaacaggaggaattattaaaacccgtaatgatcagctttcagctcttgaaacaagtttcggttatgttttgatgggaaatattccacctacaaatataacaaatattcattccttttttacgtcattttctgctaatgattctgagcaattagatgcgacattaaaacgattctgggccattgaggaagtaccagaagttaaatcttattctccggAAGACTCATTCTGTGAGAAGCTGTATACTCAAACCACTTGTAGAAATTCCGAGGGCAGATTTGTAGTAAAGCTgcctttcaaaaacgaaataccttcttttggcgacacaaaacgtttagccttacaaagatttagttctttagagcgcagatttgccaaaaatgaatcacttaagattcaatattcaagctttatcaaaagtttcatagataatcattatttaaatcctattcagccaagtacggcaataaataatgcttattatctaccacatcattgtatttacaaggagtctagtactactccattgcgcgttgtgtttgatgcttctgcacacgcccctaactttccgtctttaaacgatacgttatattcaggtccaaaattacaaaatgatcttgtaaatttattgcttaaattcaggtttcataaatacgtctttactgcagatattaaatccatgtttacTCAGATTCTTATCGCTCCTGGGCAATAA